The following are encoded together in the Choloepus didactylus isolate mChoDid1 chromosome 7, mChoDid1.pri, whole genome shotgun sequence genome:
- the GPR6 gene encoding G-protein coupled receptor 6, whose amino-acid sequence MNASASSLNQSQVVAVAAEGTAAAATAAGTPDTGEWGRPAAAAALGGSSGANSSLELSSQLPAGPSGLLLSAVNPWDVLLCVSGTVIAGENALVVALIASTPALRTPMFVLVGSLATADLLAGCGLILHFVFQYVVPSETVSLLTIGFLVASFAASVSSLLAITVDRYLSLYNALTYYSRRTLLGVHLLLAATWTVSLALGLLPVLGWNCLAERAACSVVRPLTRSHVALLSAAFFAVFGVMLHLYVRICQVVWRHAHQIALQQHCLAPPHLAATRKGVGTLAIVLGAFGASWLPFAIYCVVGSREDPAVYTYATLLPATYNSMINPIIYAFRNQEIQRALWLLLCGCFQSKVPFRSRSPSEV is encoded by the coding sequence ATGAACGCGAGCGCCTCCTCGCTCAACCAGTCCCAGGTGGTGGCAGTGGCGGCCGAGGGAACGGCTGCGGCGGCGACCGCGGCGGGGACGCCGGACACCGGCGAATGGGGTCGCCCTGCAGCGGCGGCGGCGCTGGGGGGCAGCAGCGGAGCTAATTCGTCCCTGGAGCTGTCATCGCAGCTGCCCGCGGGGCCGTCGGGGTTGCTGCTATCGGCGGTGAACCCGTGGGACGTGCTGTTGTGCGTATCCGGGACTGTGATCGCGGGCGAGAATGCTCTGGTGGTGGCACTGATCGCGTCCACTCCGGCGCTGCGCACGCCCATGTTCGTGCTGGTGGGTAGCCTGGCCACCGCCGACCTGCTGGCGGGCTGCGGCCTCATCCTACACTTCGTGTTCCAGTACGTGGTGCCCTCGGAGACCGTGAGCCTGCTCACCATAGGCTTCCTTGTGGCCTCCTTCGCTGCCTCGGTCAGCAGCCTGCTGGCCATCACGGTGGACCGTTACCTGTCCCTCTACAACGCGCTCACCTACTACTCCCGCCGGACGCTGTTGGGTGTGCACCTCCTGCTGGCCGCCACCTGGACGGTGTCCCTAGCCCTCGGGCTGCTGCCGGTGCTCGGCTGGAACTGCCTGGCGGAGCGCGCCGCCTGCAGCGTGGTGCGGCCGCTGACGCGCAGCCATGTGGCGCTGCTCTCCGCGGCGTTCTTCGCGGTCTTCGGTGTCATGCTGCACCTGTACGTGCGCATCTGCCAGGTGGTCTGGCGCCACGCACACCAGATAGCGCTGCAGCAACACTGCCTGGCGCCGCCGCATCTCGCTGCCACCAGGAAGGGCGTGGGTACGCTGGCGATAGTGCTAGGCGCTTTCGGTGCCAGCTGGCTGCCCTTCGCCATCTACTGCGTGGTGGGCAGCCGCGAGGACCCGGCTGTCTACACCTACGCCACCCTACTGCCCGCCACATACAACTCCATGATCAATCCCATCATCTATGCCTTCCGCAACCAGGAGATCCAGCGTGCCCTGTGGCTCCTGTTGTGTGGCTGTTTCCAGTCCAAAGTGCCCTTCCGCTCCAGGTCCCCAAGTGAGGTCTGA